A window of Streptomyces gilvosporeus contains these coding sequences:
- a CDS encoding cupin domain-containing protein — protein sequence MTSYDAFHPDLPDASPGDALPLRARLHHIRADALDADTAQTGGMRRFAAISGSTVGSERLWMGQTHVAPGTVSADHHHGASETAIHIVKGHPEFVFLDDSGGTPEEVRLRTSPGDYLFVPPYVPHREENPSPDEEAVVVIARSTQEAVVVNLPELYVFRGGPHTD from the coding sequence ATGACCTCGTACGACGCATTCCACCCCGACCTTCCCGACGCCTCGCCCGGCGATGCGCTCCCCCTGCGCGCCCGGCTGCACCACATCCGCGCCGATGCGCTCGACGCCGACACCGCCCAGACCGGCGGCATGCGCCGCTTCGCCGCGATCAGCGGCAGCACGGTCGGCTCGGAGCGCCTCTGGATGGGGCAGACCCATGTCGCACCGGGCACCGTGTCCGCCGACCACCACCACGGCGCCTCCGAAACGGCGATCCATATCGTCAAGGGACACCCCGAATTCGTGTTCCTCGACGACTCCGGCGGCACCCCCGAAGAAGTCCGCCTGCGCACCTCCCCCGGCGACTACCTCTTCGTCCCGCCGTACGTCCCGCACCGCGAGGAGAACCCGAGCCCCGACGAAGAGGCCGTCGTGGTGATCGCCCGCAGCACCCAGGAGGCCGTCGTGGTCAACCTGCCCGAGCTGTACGTGTTCCGCGGCGGCCCGCACACGGACTGA
- a CDS encoding carbohydrate ABC transporter permease: MTTVQRTAAPRRRPPRASKWLSRGAIQVFLAVIGLVWLTPAAGLFLSSLRTDTANANSGWWQALAAPGQLSFDNYTTLLKDSGIVQAFWNTVLISVPTTVAVVAIAALAGYAFAWLDFPGRDWIFLLVVAMLVVPVQIGLLPVAKMFGALGLFGSIPGVVLFHTAYGLPFAIFLLRNFFAEIPKEMLEAARMDGGGEWRIFSQLVLPLGRPAIASLAIFQFLWVWNDMLVALLFADNDSQPLTVALQSQMRQFGSNIGVLAPGAFLSLIVPLIVFFVFQRQFVQGIMAGSVK, translated from the coding sequence ATGACCACCGTGCAGCGAACCGCCGCGCCCCGCCGGCGCCCGCCGCGAGCGTCGAAATGGCTCAGCCGCGGAGCGATCCAGGTCTTCCTGGCCGTGATCGGCCTGGTCTGGCTCACCCCCGCCGCCGGGCTCTTCCTCTCGTCCCTGCGGACGGACACGGCGAACGCGAACAGCGGCTGGTGGCAGGCGCTGGCCGCGCCCGGCCAGCTGTCGTTCGACAACTACACGACGCTGCTGAAGGATTCGGGCATCGTCCAGGCCTTCTGGAACACCGTACTGATCTCGGTGCCCACCACCGTCGCCGTGGTCGCGATCGCCGCCCTCGCCGGATACGCCTTCGCCTGGCTGGACTTCCCCGGCCGCGACTGGATCTTCCTGCTGGTCGTCGCGATGCTGGTGGTGCCGGTGCAGATCGGGCTGCTGCCGGTGGCCAAGATGTTCGGCGCGCTCGGGCTGTTCGGCTCGATCCCCGGCGTGGTCCTCTTCCACACCGCCTACGGCCTGCCGTTCGCCATCTTCCTGCTCCGCAACTTCTTCGCGGAGATCCCCAAGGAGATGCTGGAGGCGGCCCGGATGGACGGCGGCGGGGAATGGCGGATCTTCTCCCAGCTGGTGCTGCCGCTGGGCCGGCCCGCCATCGCCAGCCTGGCCATCTTCCAGTTCCTGTGGGTGTGGAACGACATGCTGGTCGCCCTGCTCTTCGCCGACAACGACTCCCAGCCGCTGACGGTGGCGTTGCAGTCGCAGATGCGGCAGTTCGGCAGCAACATCGGGGTGCTGGCGCCGGGCGCGTTCCTCTCCCTGATCGTGCCGCTGATCGTGTTCTTCGTGTTCCAGCGGCAGTTCGTCCAGGGGATCATGGCCGGATCGGTGAAGTAG
- a CDS encoding ABC transporter permease subunit, protein MPVTTSEVPTAPPVGTRPGPPDAPSGGAGAPRRRAVRRRRQIAAVFLLPALLLLGALVAYPIVFSVIRSLYDASGNRFVGVDNYSQMFQDPATLRAIRNSAIWVVFAPALLTGLGLVLAVLTEKIRWKTAFKLLMFMPMAISFLAAGIIFRLAYEQDPQRGVLNAVTVGIHDSFQSQNTASFPSAKTRIGDKQLVKAKDGSYTTTRHTGPGSTVNLGLVGVAPADMPQQAVPAAGAAKAPAGHGELRGVVFLDFTPGGGGKPGVVDRTERGLPRLAVEAVDPHGKVAARATTGPDGAYRLTGLKSGAYTVRLPAEDFAPPYQGVAWLGPALITPAIIGAYTWIWTGFSLVLIGAGLSAMPRDVLEAARMDGANEWQVFRRITVPLLAPTLGVVFVTMVINVMKVFDLVYIIAPGPVQQDANVLALQMWLVSFGGGNNQGLGSALGVLLLLLVVPAMVLNIRRFRRSQS, encoded by the coding sequence ATGCCTGTCACCACCTCCGAGGTGCCGACCGCTCCGCCGGTCGGCACCCGGCCCGGCCCGCCGGACGCCCCGTCCGGCGGGGCCGGTGCCCCCCGGCGGCGCGCGGTGCGCCGCCGCCGGCAGATCGCCGCCGTCTTCCTGCTGCCCGCGCTGTTGCTGCTGGGTGCGCTGGTCGCGTATCCCATCGTCTTCTCCGTGATCCGCAGCCTGTACGACGCCTCCGGCAATCGCTTCGTCGGCGTCGACAACTACTCGCAGATGTTCCAGGACCCGGCCACCCTGCGGGCCATCCGCAACAGCGCGATCTGGGTCGTCTTCGCGCCCGCGCTGCTGACCGGACTCGGTCTGGTGCTGGCCGTCCTGACCGAGAAGATCCGCTGGAAGACGGCGTTCAAGCTGCTGATGTTCATGCCGATGGCGATCTCCTTCCTCGCCGCCGGGATCATCTTCCGCCTGGCCTACGAGCAGGACCCGCAGCGCGGCGTCCTCAACGCCGTCACCGTCGGCATCCACGACAGCTTCCAGAGCCAGAACACCGCTTCCTTCCCCTCCGCCAAGACCCGCATCGGCGACAAGCAGTTGGTGAAGGCCAAGGACGGCTCGTACACCACCACCCGCCATACGGGACCGGGCTCGACCGTCAACCTCGGCCTGGTGGGCGTCGCCCCCGCGGACATGCCCCAGCAGGCCGTACCCGCCGCAGGGGCCGCCAAGGCCCCGGCCGGACACGGCGAACTGCGCGGTGTGGTCTTCCTGGACTTCACCCCCGGTGGCGGCGGCAAGCCCGGCGTCGTGGACCGCACCGAGCGCGGCCTGCCCCGGCTCGCCGTCGAGGCCGTCGACCCGCACGGCAAGGTGGCGGCCCGCGCCACCACCGGCCCCGACGGCGCCTACCGCCTGACCGGGCTGAAGTCCGGTGCGTATACGGTCCGTCTGCCCGCCGAGGACTTCGCCCCGCCCTACCAGGGCGTCGCCTGGCTCGGCCCGGCGCTGATCACCCCCGCCATCATCGGCGCGTACACCTGGATCTGGACCGGCTTCTCCCTCGTCCTGATCGGCGCGGGACTGTCCGCGATGCCGCGCGACGTCCTGGAGGCGGCCCGGATGGACGGCGCCAACGAATGGCAGGTCTTCCGCCGGATCACCGTGCCGCTGCTCGCGCCCACCCTGGGCGTGGTGTTCGTGACGATGGTGATCAACGTGATGAAGGTCTTCGACCTCGTCTACATCATCGCCCCCGGCCCCGTGCAGCAGGACGCCAATGTGCTGGCCCTGCAAATGTGGCTGGTCTCCTTCGGCGGCGGCAACAACCAGGGCCTCGGCAGCGCCCTCGGCGTTCTGCTCCTGCTCCTGGTGGTCCCGGCCATGGTGCTCAACATCCGACGTTTCCGCAGGAGCCAGTCATGA
- a CDS encoding ABC transporter substrate-binding protein, translating to MRTARTALSGAAVLGLALTATACGGNASPGGGDKALSGQSLTVAGVWTGVEQKNFKQVLDAFTEKTGAKVSFSSTGDNVSTVVGSQIEGGNAPDVVMVPQVGVLQQFAKKGWLEPLSKDVEAAVGKNYAQVWKDYGTVGKTYYGLYFKASHKSMVWYSPQAFSQAGVKPATTYDEMLKSGRTLSDSGVPAFSVAGEAGWPLTDWFENIYLSQAGADKYDKLAAHKIPWTDPSVVKALTTLGKLFGDKNLVAGGGAGALRTDFPESVQKVFGPQPGAAMTYEGDFVGALVKDELNKQVGKDAKFFPFPSVDNGKAPVVSGGDAAVVLKAGQNKKAAMALVKYLASPEAAGIWAKQGGFISPNAKVPASDYQDEVTRQAAKSLTDAGNSVRFDMSDQAPAAFGGTQGAGEWKLLQDFLRDPSDPKATAAKLEAAAAKAYRN from the coding sequence ATGCGTACCGCCCGTACCGCCCTCTCCGGCGCCGCCGTGCTCGGCCTGGCGCTCACCGCGACCGCCTGCGGCGGCAATGCCTCCCCCGGTGGCGGGGACAAGGCGCTCAGCGGCCAGAGCCTGACCGTGGCCGGGGTGTGGACCGGCGTCGAGCAGAAGAACTTCAAGCAGGTGCTGGACGCCTTCACCGAGAAGACCGGCGCCAAGGTCAGCTTCTCCTCCACCGGTGACAACGTCTCCACCGTCGTCGGCAGCCAGATCGAGGGCGGCAACGCACCCGATGTGGTCATGGTCCCCCAGGTCGGCGTGCTCCAGCAGTTCGCGAAGAAGGGCTGGCTGGAGCCGCTCTCCAAGGACGTCGAGGCCGCGGTCGGCAAGAACTACGCCCAGGTGTGGAAGGACTACGGCACCGTCGGCAAGACGTACTACGGCCTGTACTTCAAGGCCAGCCACAAGTCGATGGTCTGGTACAGCCCGCAGGCGTTCTCGCAGGCCGGGGTCAAGCCCGCGACGACGTACGACGAGATGCTCAAGTCCGGCCGTACGCTGTCCGATTCGGGCGTGCCGGCGTTCTCCGTGGCGGGTGAGGCGGGCTGGCCGCTCACCGACTGGTTCGAGAACATCTATCTCTCGCAGGCCGGCGCGGACAAGTACGACAAGCTCGCCGCGCACAAGATCCCGTGGACGGACCCCAGCGTCGTCAAGGCGCTGACCACCCTCGGCAAGCTCTTCGGCGACAAGAACCTGGTCGCCGGCGGCGGTGCGGGCGCCCTGCGCACCGACTTCCCCGAGTCCGTCCAGAAGGTCTTCGGTCCGCAGCCGGGGGCGGCCATGACCTACGAAGGCGATTTCGTCGGCGCGCTGGTCAAGGACGAGCTCAACAAGCAGGTCGGCAAGGACGCCAAGTTCTTCCCCTTCCCGTCGGTCGACAACGGCAAGGCCCCGGTCGTCAGCGGCGGTGACGCCGCCGTGGTGCTCAAGGCCGGGCAGAACAAGAAGGCCGCGATGGCGCTGGTGAAGTACCTGGCCTCCCCGGAGGCGGCCGGAATCTGGGCCAAGCAGGGCGGCTTCATCTCGCCCAACGCGAAGGTGCCCGCGTCCGACTACCAGGACGAGGTCACCCGCCAGGCGGCCAAGTCGCTGACGGACGCCGGCAACTCCGTCCGCTTCGACATGTCCGACCAGGCGCCCGCGGCCTTCGGCGGCACCCAGGGCGCCGGCGAGTGGAAGCTGCTCCAGGACTTCCTGCGCGACCCCTCGGACCCCAAGGCCACGGCCGCCAAGCTCGAGGCCGCCGCGGCCAAGGCGTACCGCAACTAA
- a CDS encoding glycoside hydrolase family 13 protein has product MLTTSAGNGPSAGLTPSPSLAPHTASDTARRWWRDAVIYQVYVRSFRDTTGDGVGDLAGVRGGLPYLKKLGVDGIWLSPFFPSPQHDHGYDVADYRDVDPAYGDLAAFDLLVADAHRLGLKVLLDIVPNHCSSAHPWFRAALDEGTDGPSRALFHFADGRGENGELPPNNWRAMFGGPAWSRVTDAEGRPGQWYLHMFTPEQPDLNWRNPEVAADFEKVLRFWLDRGVDGFRIDVAAGLFKHPELPDSPDPSADERTRDSVNPLAWNQPEVHGVWREWRALCEEYTARDGRDRLLVGEVSVRTPGEQAAYVRADELHQAFFFHLLTAPWDIEVFRTVISEALTDIASTGSTVTWVLNNHDQVRTVTRYATGPGGAADGVGPARARAAALLMLALPGAAYVYQGEELGLPEVDDLPDDVLTDPIFHRTGSREHIRDGCRVPLPWSGTAAPFGFSARPDAAEERGTWLPQPASFAAHTADRALADTGSFWHLYREALQLRRTLPQLGEGTLRWLETPPQVLAFVRGDGLVCAVNFGTDAVPAPVPGTPLLASDDCPPGTLPGSTAAWWMHTPESQQRHP; this is encoded by the coding sequence ATGCTCACCACCTCGGCAGGGAACGGCCCCTCGGCCGGACTCACCCCCTCTCCCTCGCTGGCCCCGCACACCGCTTCGGACACCGCGCGGCGCTGGTGGCGGGACGCGGTCATCTACCAGGTGTACGTCCGCAGCTTCCGCGACACCACCGGTGACGGCGTGGGCGATCTGGCCGGCGTCCGCGGCGGACTGCCCTACCTCAAGAAGCTCGGCGTGGACGGGATCTGGCTCAGCCCGTTCTTCCCCTCCCCGCAGCACGACCACGGCTACGACGTCGCCGACTACCGCGATGTCGACCCCGCCTACGGCGATCTCGCCGCCTTCGACCTCCTGGTGGCCGACGCCCACCGGCTGGGCCTGAAGGTGCTGCTCGACATCGTGCCCAACCACTGCTCCAGCGCCCACCCGTGGTTCCGCGCCGCCCTGGACGAGGGGACGGACGGACCGTCCCGCGCGCTCTTCCACTTCGCCGACGGGCGCGGCGAGAACGGCGAACTGCCGCCCAACAACTGGCGGGCGATGTTCGGCGGACCCGCCTGGTCCCGGGTCACGGATGCGGAAGGGCGGCCCGGCCAGTGGTACCTCCACATGTTCACGCCCGAGCAGCCCGATCTGAACTGGCGCAACCCCGAGGTCGCCGCGGACTTCGAGAAGGTGCTGCGCTTCTGGCTGGACCGCGGGGTCGACGGCTTCCGGATCGATGTGGCCGCGGGCCTGTTCAAGCACCCCGAACTGCCCGACTCCCCCGACCCCTCGGCCGATGAGCGCACCCGCGACTCGGTCAACCCGCTGGCCTGGAACCAGCCCGAGGTCCACGGCGTCTGGCGCGAGTGGCGGGCGCTGTGCGAGGAGTACACCGCCCGCGACGGCCGCGACCGGCTTCTCGTCGGCGAGGTCTCGGTCCGTACGCCCGGCGAACAGGCCGCCTACGTCCGGGCCGACGAGCTGCACCAGGCGTTCTTCTTCCATCTGCTGACCGCGCCCTGGGACATCGAGGTCTTCCGCACGGTGATCTCCGAGGCGCTCACCGACATCGCGAGCACCGGTTCCACCGTCACCTGGGTGCTCAACAACCACGACCAGGTCCGCACCGTCACCCGGTACGCGACCGGGCCGGGCGGCGCGGCCGACGGGGTGGGCCCGGCGCGGGCCCGCGCGGCGGCGCTGCTGATGCTGGCGCTGCCCGGGGCCGCCTACGTCTACCAGGGCGAGGAGTTGGGCCTGCCGGAGGTCGACGATCTGCCGGACGACGTCCTCACCGACCCGATCTTCCACCGTACGGGCAGCCGTGAGCACATCCGCGACGGATGCCGGGTGCCGCTGCCGTGGTCCGGTACGGCCGCCCCGTTCGGCTTCAGCGCACGACCGGACGCCGCGGAGGAGCGGGGGACGTGGCTGCCGCAGCCGGCGTCGTTCGCCGCGCACACCGCGGACCGGGCCCTGGCCGACACCGGATCGTTCTGGCATCTGTACCGCGAGGCGCTCCAGCTGCGCCGCACGCTCCCGCAGCTCGGCGAGGGCACCCTGCGCTGGCTGGAGACCCCGCCGCAGGTGCTGGCCTTCGTCCGCGGCGACGGCCTGGTGTGCGCCGTCAACTTCGGTACCGACGCGGTGCCCGCCCCCGTACCCGGCACCCCCCTGCTGGCCAGCGACGACTGCCCCCCGGGGACGCTGCCCGGCTCCACCGCGGCCTGGTGGATGCACACCCCCGAGTCGCAGCAGCGACACCCCTGA
- a CDS encoding ABC transporter substrate-binding protein, which yields MRWKRAAGRALLVCSLLLAAIAGAQPGGPRGDTDGRGPITLVTGGDLTGYLRGVLGGWNARHPREKVTLVELPDAADEVRAQMASELRSGSDRFDVLNIDVAWTSEFAAAGWITPMDGRRFPLGHFLPPVVDTATFRGRLFAVPYVTNAGLLYYRKDILAREGVRPPRTWGELARLAKTVAPKYGLDGYAGQFLPYEGLTANVTEAVQSAGGTVLAGEGARVTVDSAAARRGLSFLLDGVREGWIPRRALTFKEEESRRAFQDGRLLFLRNWPYAYALAHPGAPHAGGKVAGKVGAVPLPGPDGPGSSVLGGSNLAVSSHSRHQKSAADLIAYLTSEPVQRRVLTEGALPPVWAELYEEPGLVRRFPYLPTLERSVLTARPRLKSPRYDQVSLAVQAVMHDAMEHDRSTGATVARLRRELTAIVGRG from the coding sequence ATGCGGTGGAAGCGTGCCGCGGGCCGGGCTCTGCTCGTGTGCTCGCTGCTGCTGGCGGCGATTGCCGGGGCCCAGCCCGGCGGTCCGCGCGGCGATACGGACGGCCGCGGCCCGATCACCCTGGTGACCGGCGGCGATCTGACCGGCTATCTGCGCGGGGTCCTGGGCGGCTGGAACGCCCGGCATCCGCGGGAGAAGGTCACCCTGGTCGAGCTGCCGGACGCCGCCGACGAGGTGCGCGCGCAGATGGCCAGCGAACTGCGCTCGGGCAGCGACCGCTTCGATGTGCTGAACATCGATGTGGCGTGGACGTCGGAGTTCGCGGCCGCGGGCTGGATCACCCCGATGGACGGGCGGCGGTTCCCGCTGGGCCACTTCCTGCCCCCCGTGGTGGACACCGCCACCTTCCGGGGCCGACTGTTCGCTGTGCCCTATGTCACAAATGCCGGATTGCTCTACTACCGCAAGGACATCCTCGCCCGCGAGGGCGTCCGGCCGCCGCGTACTTGGGGCGAGCTGGCGCGTCTGGCGAAGACGGTCGCGCCGAAGTACGGGCTGGACGGTTACGCGGGCCAGTTCCTGCCGTACGAGGGGCTGACCGCCAATGTGACCGAGGCGGTGCAGTCGGCGGGCGGGACGGTGCTGGCGGGCGAGGGCGCGCGGGTGACGGTGGACTCCGCGGCGGCGCGCCGGGGGCTGTCCTTTCTGCTGGACGGGGTGCGCGAGGGGTGGATCCCGCGGCGGGCGCTGACCTTCAAGGAGGAGGAGTCCCGGCGGGCCTTCCAGGACGGCAGGCTGCTGTTCCTGCGGAACTGGCCGTATGCGTACGCGCTCGCCCACCCCGGGGCACCGCATGCGGGAGGCAAGGTCGCCGGCAAGGTCGGCGCGGTGCCGCTGCCGGGCCCCGACGGCCCCGGCTCCAGCGTGCTGGGCGGCTCCAACCTGGCGGTCAGCAGTCATTCGCGCCACCAGAAGTCGGCCGCCGATCTGATCGCGTATCTGACGTCCGAGCCGGTGCAGCGGCGGGTCCTCACCGAGGGGGCGCTGCCTCCGGTGTGGGCGGAGCTGTACGAGGAGCCGGGGCTGGTGCGGCGTTTCCCGTATCTGCCGACGCTCGAACGCAGCGTGCTGACGGCCCGGCCGCGACTCAAGAGCCCCCGCTACGACCAGGTCAGCCTGGCCGTGCAGGCGGTCATGCATGACGCGATGGAGCACGACCGGAGCACCGGCGCGACGGTGGCGCGGCTGCGCCGGGAACTGACGGCGATCGTCGGCCGCGGCTGA